One window of Helicobacter winghamensis ATCC BAA-430 genomic DNA carries:
- the pseI gene encoding pseudaminic acid synthase translates to MQKDKIFLVAELSANHNQDKNLALQTIKAAKDAGADAIKLQTYTPDCLTLDCDLEDFKIKGTLWEGKNFYALYKEAMTPWEWHKELFDYAKELGLVCFSSPFSKEAVDFLETLENPIYKVASFEIVDLELIKYMACLGKPMILSKGIATKEEIEEAINVCKEVGNDSITLLQCTSSYPAPLNSANLSLIPRLQKDFSVAIGLSDHTLGITAPIVAASLGAKVIEKHFILNRSLGGVDSAFSLEPQEFAQMAKAVRETEELLGDSTYTLNEKSKEGRVFMRSLYIAKAIKKGELIQENAIKSIRPGHGIAPKYLKQAVGKRASKDLWYGKALQFGDWVE, encoded by the coding sequence ATGCAAAAAGATAAAATTTTTTTAGTGGCTGAACTCTCTGCAAATCATAATCAAGATAAAAATTTAGCCTTGCAAACCATAAAAGCTGCCAAAGATGCAGGTGCTGATGCAATAAAGCTACAAACCTATACACCAGATTGTTTGACTCTAGATTGCGATTTGGAAGATTTTAAAATTAAAGGCACATTGTGGGAGGGGAAGAATTTTTATGCGCTTTATAAGGAGGCGATGACGCCTTGGGAGTGGCATAAAGAATTGTTTGACTATGCAAAAGAGCTTGGATTAGTTTGCTTTTCAAGCCCTTTTAGTAAAGAAGCAGTAGATTTTTTAGAAACATTGGAAAATCCTATTTATAAGGTTGCATCTTTTGAAATTGTAGATTTAGAGCTTATTAAGTATATGGCGTGCTTAGGCAAGCCTATGATTTTATCAAAAGGAATTGCCACAAAAGAAGAAATAGAAGAAGCGATTAATGTTTGCAAGGAGGTTGGCAATGATTCTATTACGCTTTTGCAATGCACAAGCTCTTATCCAGCTCCCTTAAATAGTGCAAATTTATCGTTGATTCCACGACTTCAAAAAGATTTTAGTGTTGCCATTGGCTTATCTGACCATACGCTAGGTATTACAGCCCCTATTGTTGCAGCATCACTTGGAGCAAAAGTGATTGAGAAACATTTTATTTTAAATCGTTCTTTAGGTGGTGTAGATAGTGCATTTAGCCTAGAGCCACAAGAGTTTGCACAAATGGCAAAGGCAGTTAGAGAAACAGAAGAGTTGCTTGGAGATTCTACTTATACTTTAAATGAAAAGTCTAAAGAAGGGCGTGTTTTTATGCGTTCTTTGTATATTGCAAAAGCCATTAAAAAAGGTGAATTAATACAAGAAAATGCAATAAAATCTATTCGTCCGGGGCATGGAATCGCACCAAAATATTTAAAACAAGCAGTGGGGAAGCGCGCTAGTAAGGATTTGTGGTATGGTAAGGCATTGCAATTTGGAGATTGGGTAGAATAA
- a CDS encoding c-type cytochrome codes for MQRIILTLQQEKQIKQNKSLSYQIQQALQQNKQSKQQIKQVKQINKQNKKTSYEVFKTTLTSFLGLCLLGSLNLAQAKDNFNPSKEYKQNCSICHGANGLKAPPGGRETQLIGAMLKDYVYQRLIDYASDKGGTPGNNFIMFAVMDEYQYTKEEIKQLAEYITDLGHKEME; via the coding sequence ATGCAAAGAATAATACTAACTTTACAACAAGAGAAACAAATAAAACAAAACAAAAGTCTAAGCTATCAAATACAGCAGGCTTTACAACAAAATAAACAAAGCAAACAACAAATAAAACAAGTTAAACAAATCAACAAACAAAACAAAAAGACTTCCTATGAAGTCTTTAAAACAACACTAACTTCTTTTTTAGGATTATGTTTATTAGGAAGTTTAAATCTTGCACAAGCAAAAGACAATTTTAATCCTAGTAAAGAATATAAACAAAATTGTTCTATCTGTCATGGAGCAAATGGATTAAAAGCTCCACCTGGAGGTAGAGAAACACAACTTATTGGTGCAATGCTAAAAGATTATGTGTATCAAAGACTTATTGATTATGCAAGTGATAAAGGAGGAACACCGGGAAATAACTTTATTATGTTTGCAGTAATGGATGAATACCAATACACTAAAGAAGAAATCAAACAACTAGCAGAGTATATTACAGATTTAGGGCATAAGGAGATGGAGTAG